In Providencia sneebia DSM 19967, one DNA window encodes the following:
- the secF gene encoding protein translocase subunit SecF yields the protein MAQDYTVEQLNYGRKVYDFMRWDNVAFGISIVLLIASFVIIGVKGFNWGLDFTGGTVIEINLSQPADLDKIRDSLSNSTHKDPLIQNFGSSRDIMIRLPPVEGMAGQEVGKEIITIINDNVDEQATVKRIEFVGPSVGAELAQTGALALLTALICILIYVGCRFEWRLAAGAVLSLAHDVIITLGILSLFHIEIDMTIVASLMSVIGYSLNDSIVVSDRIRENFRKIRRGTPYEIMNISLTQTLSRTIMTSATTLLVVLMLYIFGGSMLEGFSLVMLIGVTIGTISSIYVASALALKMGMKREHLITQKVEKEGADQESLLP from the coding sequence GTGGCACAGGATTATACTGTTGAACAATTGAACTATGGCCGTAAAGTTTATGACTTTATGCGCTGGGACAACGTTGCCTTTGGTATTTCTATCGTTTTACTGATTGCCTCTTTTGTTATCATTGGGGTTAAAGGGTTCAACTGGGGCCTTGATTTCACCGGTGGTACAGTAATAGAAATCAACCTGAGTCAGCCTGCTGATTTAGATAAAATACGTGATAGTCTTTCCAACTCAACTCATAAAGACCCGCTTATCCAGAACTTTGGTAGCAGCCGCGATATTATGATCCGCTTGCCGCCTGTAGAAGGTATGGCTGGTCAAGAGGTGGGTAAAGAGATTATTACCATCATCAATGACAATGTTGATGAACAAGCGACAGTTAAGCGTATTGAATTTGTTGGACCAAGTGTTGGGGCTGAACTTGCTCAAACAGGGGCACTGGCACTTTTAACAGCACTTATCTGTATCTTGATTTATGTTGGTTGTCGTTTTGAATGGCGCCTTGCTGCAGGGGCAGTATTATCCCTTGCGCATGACGTGATCATTACGTTAGGTATTCTGTCTCTATTCCATATTGAGATAGATATGACCATTGTGGCATCGTTGATGTCAGTTATTGGTTACTCACTGAACGACAGTATCGTTGTATCTGACCGTATCCGTGAAAACTTCCGTAAGATCCGTCGTGGTACACCATATGAAATAATGAACATTTCCTTAACCCAAACATTGAGCCGGACTATCATGACTTCAGCAACAACATTATTAGTTGTTCTGATGCTGTATATTTTCGGTGGTTCGATGTTAGAAGGTTTCTCTTTGGTTATGTTAATTGGTGTGACTATCGGTACTATTTCATCTATCTATGTTGCTTCTGCACTTGCATTGAAGATGGGAATGAAACGCGAACACTTAATTACGCAAAAAGTTGAGAAAGAAGGGGCTGACCAAGAGTCACTGTTACCTTAA
- the yajC gene encoding preprotein translocase subunit YajC produces MSFFISEAAASAGAPAQGSPYTMVIMLVVFALIFYFMILRPQQKRAKEHRKLMESISKGDEVLTTGGLIGRVIKVSETGYVVLELSETTEVTIKRDFVAAVLPKGTMKAI; encoded by the coding sequence ATGAGTTTTTTTATTTCTGAAGCAGCGGCATCAGCAGGCGCTCCAGCACAGGGTAGCCCGTACACAATGGTTATCATGCTTGTCGTTTTTGCCCTAATTTTCTATTTCATGATCCTGCGTCCACAGCAAAAACGTGCTAAAGAGCACCGTAAACTGATGGAATCTATCTCAAAAGGTGATGAAGTTTTAACAACGGGTGGTTTAATCGGGCGTGTAATTAAAGTTTCAGAGACAGGTTATGTCGTTCTTGAACTGAGCGAAACTACTGAAGTAACTATCAAACGTGATTTCGTTGCTGCCGTTTTGCCTAAAGGCACAATGAAAGCTATTTAA
- the ribD gene encoding bifunctional diaminohydroxyphosphoribosylaminopyrimidine deaminase/5-amino-6-(5-phosphoribosylamino)uracil reductase RibD, translating into MTEKDSIYMARALELAQIGRFTTSPNPNVGCVIVRDDEIVGEGYHQKAGEPHAEVHALHMAGDKAQGATAYVTLEPCSHHGRTPPCAEALIKAGVSRVVAAMQDPNPQVSGRGLYMLSKAGIETQSGVLMEQAEFINRGFLKRMRTAFPYVQLKLAASLDGKTALASGESKWITSAAARRDVQVLRAEASAILSTSSTVLADDPSLTVRWNELPLEIQAIYPEETVRQPIRIILDEHHRIKPEHKVTQQAGECWLVSSTPNTELELESIWKGDVKQLAIPADDNGIDLVILMMQLAKRNVNSIWVEAGAKLAGSLLKLGIVDELIVYIAPKLLGNSALGLVDLPELAKLSDAPKFEFTDVQKVGDDLRVRLRPVW; encoded by the coding sequence ATGACTGAAAAAGATAGCATTTATATGGCTCGCGCGCTTGAACTTGCTCAAATTGGCCGTTTTACAACTTCACCAAACCCAAATGTGGGCTGCGTAATTGTTCGTGATGATGAAATTGTTGGTGAAGGCTATCATCAAAAAGCAGGCGAACCGCATGCCGAAGTTCATGCGCTACATATGGCGGGTGATAAAGCACAAGGTGCAACAGCTTATGTCACATTAGAGCCTTGCAGTCATCATGGTCGCACACCACCTTGTGCTGAAGCATTGATTAAAGCGGGTGTTAGTCGGGTTGTTGCCGCAATGCAAGATCCGAATCCGCAAGTTTCGGGTCGTGGGTTATATATGCTTTCAAAGGCAGGAATTGAAACCCAAAGCGGTGTGTTAATGGAGCAAGCTGAATTTATTAACCGCGGCTTTTTAAAACGTATGCGCACAGCATTTCCATATGTTCAATTAAAATTAGCTGCTTCACTTGATGGAAAAACAGCATTAGCTTCAGGTGAAAGCAAATGGATAACATCGGCTGCGGCAAGGCGAGATGTTCAGGTGTTACGCGCTGAAGCAAGTGCAATTCTGAGCACGAGTAGCACTGTTTTGGCAGATGACCCTTCTTTAACTGTCCGTTGGAATGAACTTCCACTCGAAATTCAAGCGATTTATCCCGAAGAAACCGTCCGACAACCAATTAGAATAATATTGGATGAGCATCATCGCATTAAACCTGAACATAAAGTGACACAGCAAGCAGGGGAATGTTGGTTAGTGAGTTCTACGCCAAATACTGAACTAGAATTAGAGAGTATTTGGAAAGGTGATGTTAAACAATTAGCAATTCCTGCTGATGATAATGGCATTGATTTAGTTATTCTGATGATGCAGTTAGCGAAAAGAAATGTGAATAGCATTTGGGTAGAAGCTGGCGCTAAACTCGCGGGTTCATTACTTAAACTTGGCATAGTCGATGAGCTTATTGTTTATATTGCTCCAAAATTGTTAGGTAATAGTGCTCTAGGCTTGGTGGATTTACCCGAGTTAGCTAAACTTTCTGATGCCCCAAAATTTGAATTTACTGATGTGCAGAAAGTCGGTGATGACTTGCGCGTTAGGCTACGTCCCGTGTGGTAA
- the secD gene encoding protein translocase subunit SecD — MLNRYPLWKYLMLIAAILIGLLYALPNLYGEDPAVQITGVRGTAANEQTLIQVQKTLEKDKIQSKSIALENGAVLARFNNSDIQLRAREALVSALGDQYVVALNLAPATPKWLEALGGEPMKLGLDLRGGVHFLMEVDMDTALSKLQEQYTDGIRNDLRQAGIPYSSIRKGDNYSVEVRFRNADDRSQAEKILARKFQDLVFSDASNNGMVAVMTDERLREARNYAVSQNITIIRNRVNQLGVAEPLVQRQGAERIVVELPGIQDTARAKEILGATATLEFRLVNSGVDPSAAESGRVPGDSEVKYDRNGVPYILYKRVVLTGDHITDSSSGGDENGAPQVSISLDSAGGSTMSDFTRDNQGKLMATLFVEYKDSGKKDAEGRVILVKDEKVINAANISARFGSQFRITGINDPNEARQLSLLLRAGALIAPIQIVEERTIGPTLGMQNIEQGLKACIAGLLASILFMIIYYRKFGLIASTALMANLVMIVGVMSLLPGATLTMPGIAGIVLTLAVAVDANVLINERIKEELRNGRSVQQAIHEGYKGAFSSIVDANLTTLITAIILYAVGTGSIKGFAITTAIGVATSMFTAIIGTRAIVNLLYGGKRIKKLSI, encoded by the coding sequence GTGCTAAACCGTTATCCTTTGTGGAAGTATCTGATGCTGATCGCTGCGATCCTCATCGGTCTGCTTTATGCGCTTCCAAACCTATATGGCGAGGATCCGGCTGTTCAGATCACTGGCGTGCGGGGAACCGCCGCCAATGAACAAACGCTGATCCAAGTCCAAAAGACGTTAGAGAAAGATAAAATTCAAAGCAAATCAATTGCTTTGGAAAATGGGGCGGTACTCGCCCGATTCAATAACTCAGATATTCAATTGCGCGCTCGTGAAGCATTAGTTAGCGCATTGGGTGACCAATATGTTGTTGCACTAAACCTTGCACCTGCAACGCCTAAATGGCTTGAAGCGCTTGGTGGTGAACCAATGAAACTGGGTCTTGATTTACGTGGTGGTGTTCACTTCCTGATGGAAGTTGATATGGATACCGCACTCAGTAAATTGCAGGAACAATATACGGATGGAATACGTAATGATTTGCGTCAAGCAGGAATTCCCTATTCTTCTATCCGTAAAGGCGATAATTACAGCGTTGAAGTCCGCTTCCGTAACGCTGATGACCGTAGCCAAGCTGAAAAAATATTAGCACGTAAATTCCAAGATCTCGTCTTTTCAGATGCAAGCAACAATGGCATGGTTGCAGTAATGACAGATGAGCGTTTACGTGAAGCTCGCAATTATGCGGTCTCTCAAAACATTACTATCATTCGTAACCGTGTAAACCAACTCGGTGTTGCTGAACCATTAGTTCAACGTCAAGGCGCTGAGCGTATTGTTGTTGAATTACCGGGTATTCAAGACACTGCACGTGCGAAAGAGATTTTAGGCGCGACAGCGACATTAGAATTCCGTTTGGTTAACTCCGGTGTAGATCCTTCTGCGGCGGAAAGTGGTCGTGTACCAGGTGATTCTGAAGTTAAATATGATCGTAATGGTGTTCCTTATATTCTGTATAAACGTGTTGTTTTAACGGGTGACCATATTACCGATTCTTCATCTGGTGGTGATGAAAACGGAGCTCCGCAAGTTAGCATCAGCTTAGACAGTGCAGGTGGTTCAACCATGTCTGATTTTACTCGTGATAATCAGGGTAAACTCATGGCAACACTGTTTGTTGAATATAAAGACAGTGGTAAGAAAGATGCTGAAGGTCGTGTCATCCTAGTAAAAGATGAAAAGGTGATTAACGCTGCAAATATTTCTGCACGTTTTGGTAGCCAATTCCGTATTACTGGTATCAATGATCCAAATGAAGCTCGCCAGTTATCATTACTACTTCGTGCTGGTGCTTTGATTGCGCCAATTCAAATTGTTGAAGAACGTACTATTGGTCCAACTCTTGGTATGCAAAATATCGAGCAAGGGCTAAAAGCATGTATCGCAGGTTTGTTAGCATCAATTCTATTCATGATTATTTACTATCGTAAGTTTGGTTTAATTGCGAGTACTGCCTTAATGGCAAACTTAGTCATGATTGTTGGTGTAATGTCTCTTCTTCCGGGGGCAACGCTAACCATGCCGGGTATTGCTGGTATTGTTCTAACCCTTGCCGTCGCGGTTGATGCGAACGTTTTGATAAACGAACGTATCAAAGAAGAGCTACGCAATGGTCGTTCTGTTCAGCAAGCGATTCATGAAGGTTATAAAGGCGCCTTCTCAAGTATTGTTGATGCAAACTTAACAACTTTGATTACTGCTATAATCCTTTATGCAGTGGGTACAGGTTCGATTAAAGGGTTTGCTATTACGACAGCAATAGGTGTTGCAACCTCTATGTTTACAGCAATTATAGGTACACGAGCAATTGTGAACCTGTTATATGGCGGTAAACGTATTAAAAAGCTGTCAATTTAA
- the ribE gene encoding 6,7-dimethyl-8-ribityllumazine synthase: MNVIKGVVAAPEARVAIAIARFNNFINDSLLDGAVDALERIGQVSNDNITVVWVPGAYELPLTVKALAETKKYDAIIVLGTVIRGGTAHFEFVAGECSSGISHVALDSQVPVTFGVLTTENIEQAIERAGTKAGNKGAEAALTALEMINVLKAVKG, translated from the coding sequence ATGAACGTAATTAAAGGTGTTGTTGCCGCGCCAGAAGCGCGTGTTGCTATTGCAATCGCTCGTTTTAACAACTTTATTAATGATAGTCTGCTGGACGGTGCTGTTGATGCACTAGAACGTATCGGACAAGTATCTAACGATAATATCACAGTTGTTTGGGTGCCAGGTGCTTATGAGCTTCCATTAACGGTTAAAGCATTAGCTGAAACGAAAAAATATGATGCTATTATTGTGCTAGGTACCGTTATTCGTGGCGGCACTGCTCATTTTGAGTTTGTGGCTGGTGAATGTAGCTCTGGTATTTCTCATGTTGCATTAGATAGCCAAGTACCTGTGACTTTTGGTGTTTTAACCACTGAAAATATTGAGCAAGCTATTGAGCGTGCTGGTACTAAAGCAGGTAACAAAGGTGCTGAAGCAGCTTTGACTGCACTAGAAATGATTAATGTACTCAAAGCTGTAAAAGGCTGA
- the nusB gene encoding transcription antitermination factor NusB produces MKPAARRRARECAVQAIYSWQLSGNNIADVEYEFIAEQDMSGVDITYFRELLSGVANNAIKLDQLMAPFLSRQLEELGQVEKAILRVAMYELSFREDVPYKVAINEGIELAKVFGAEDSHKFVNGVLDKAAPSVRRKK; encoded by the coding sequence GTGAAACCTGCTGCTCGTCGTCGCGCTCGTGAGTGTGCTGTACAGGCCATTTATTCGTGGCAATTATCTGGTAATAATATTGCCGATGTGGAATATGAGTTTATTGCTGAACAGGATATGTCTGGTGTAGACATAACTTACTTTCGTGAACTGCTGTCAGGCGTAGCGAATAATGCTATCAAGCTAGACCAATTGATGGCGCCTTTTTTATCTCGTCAACTTGAAGAGTTGGGGCAGGTTGAGAAGGCTATTTTGCGCGTTGCTATGTATGAACTAAGCTTCCGTGAAGATGTACCTTACAAAGTTGCTATTAACGAAGGTATTGAGCTTGCTAAAGTATTTGGTGCAGAAGATAGCCATAAATTTGTTAATGGTGTTCTTGATAAAGCTGCCCCATCTGTTCGTCGTAAAAAGTAA
- the nrdR gene encoding transcriptional regulator NrdR, with amino-acid sequence MHCPFCSTVDTKVIDSRLVGEGSQVRRRRQCLVCHERFTTFEVAELVMPRVIKSNDIREPFDEEKLRHGMQKALEKRPVSADDVEQAIISIKSQLRATGEREIPSKLIGNLVMDELKKLDKVAYIRFASVYRSFEDVREFGEEIAKLQD; translated from the coding sequence ATGCATTGCCCATTTTGCTCAACTGTAGATACGAAAGTAATCGACTCGCGTCTGGTTGGAGAAGGCTCTCAAGTGCGCAGACGTCGTCAATGTCTGGTTTGCCACGAACGCTTCACCACCTTTGAAGTGGCGGAACTTGTTATGCCACGGGTAATAAAAAGTAATGATATACGCGAGCCATTCGATGAAGAAAAACTCCGACATGGAATGCAAAAAGCATTAGAAAAACGTCCTGTGAGTGCAGATGATGTCGAACAAGCCATTATCTCGATTAAATCGCAGTTACGTGCAACAGGGGAAAGAGAAATCCCTTCAAAATTAATAGGTAACCTAGTGATGGATGAATTGAAAAAACTCGATAAAGTTGCCTATATTCGTTTTGCTTCAGTTTATCGTAGCTTTGAAGATGTGCGCGAATTTGGTGAAGAGATAGCGAAGCTACAGGATTAA
- the tgt gene encoding tRNA guanosine(34) transglycosylase Tgt — protein sequence MKYELQTTDGNARRGRLVFERGVVETPAFMPVGTYGTVKGMTPEEVKETGAQILLGNTFHLWLRPGQEIMKLHGDLHDFMQWQGPILTDSGGFQVFSLGAMRKIKEEGVHFRNPINGEKIFLSPEKSMEIQYDLGSDIVMIFDECTPYPADWDYAKTSMEMSLRWAARSRQRFDELNNKNALFGIIQGSIYEDLRDISVKGLVDIGFDGYAVGGLAVGEPKEDMHRILEHVCPQIPADKPRYLMGVGKPEDLVEGVRRGIDMFDCVMPTRNARNGHLFVTHGVVKIRNAKYKSDTSTLDPECDCYTCRHYSRAYLHHLDRCNEILGARLNTIHNLRYYQRLMAGIRQAIEEGNFEEFAKDFYQKIGKSQPSLNKE from the coding sequence GTGAAATATGAATTACAAACCACGGACGGTAATGCGCGTCGTGGTCGTTTAGTGTTCGAGCGTGGTGTTGTTGAAACGCCAGCCTTTATGCCAGTAGGTACCTATGGCACGGTAAAAGGCATGACACCTGAAGAAGTTAAAGAAACGGGTGCACAAATTTTGCTTGGGAATACTTTCCATTTGTGGTTACGTCCGGGGCAAGAGATCATGAAATTACATGGTGATTTACATGATTTTATGCAATGGCAAGGTCCAATTCTCACGGATTCTGGTGGATTCCAAGTCTTTAGCCTTGGTGCAATGCGTAAAATCAAAGAGGAAGGTGTCCATTTTCGCAATCCAATCAATGGCGAAAAAATCTTTCTAAGCCCTGAAAAATCGATGGAAATTCAGTACGATCTCGGCTCAGATATTGTCATGATTTTTGACGAGTGTACGCCTTATCCAGCAGATTGGGATTATGCCAAAACGTCAATGGAAATGTCACTGCGCTGGGCTGCGCGTAGCCGCCAACGTTTTGATGAACTCAACAATAAAAATGCATTGTTTGGTATTATCCAAGGTAGTATTTACGAAGATTTACGTGATATTTCTGTTAAAGGGCTAGTGGATATTGGTTTTGATGGGTACGCTGTAGGCGGGCTTGCGGTAGGTGAACCAAAAGAAGATATGCACCGTATTTTAGAGCATGTTTGCCCACAAATTCCTGCTGATAAACCACGCTACTTAATGGGCGTTGGTAAACCAGAAGATTTAGTTGAAGGTGTTCGCCGAGGCATTGATATGTTCGATTGTGTGATGCCAACACGAAATGCACGCAATGGCCATTTATTTGTTACACATGGCGTGGTAAAAATTCGTAATGCGAAGTATAAATCAGATACATCAACGCTTGACCCTGAGTGTGATTGCTATACTTGCCGTCATTATAGTCGTGCCTACTTACACCATCTTGACCGTTGTAATGAAATTCTTGGCGCGAGACTAAATACCATTCATAATTTACGTTATTATCAACGTTTGATGGCTGGTATTCGCCAAGCGATCGAAGAAGGTAATTTTGAAGAGTTTGCAAAAGATTTTTATCAGAAGATTGGAAAAAGCCAACCTTCGTTAAATAAGGAATGA